One window of the Candidatus Dormiibacterota bacterium genome contains the following:
- a CDS encoding sortase: protein MLIAACVGAQPQAGARADLGIASVGVSLTPDHVAADGRTTASVVATISPSLPGITVTFRSSGDASLRSTTATTDAAGQATGVLTASTTPGRQTITASTVLGSGSATLTQDGVRPVELVAPSVGIDVPVVDVGVTPQGAMEAPQGPAGDLSWHRAFWLRTTSVPGRPGTATLSGHLDDREGRPAAFWALSRLSPGALVTTRLSSGESVRFRVTDVHVYTDEEAGSPAVSARFYGGPGDGRSRGQAHLSLMTCTGSFRGDRGYDHRFVAFADRVDP, encoded by the coding sequence GTGCTGATCGCCGCATGCGTCGGTGCGCAGCCGCAGGCCGGCGCTCGCGCCGACCTCGGCATCGCGTCGGTCGGGGTGTCACTGACGCCCGACCATGTTGCCGCCGACGGCAGGACGACCGCGTCGGTTGTGGCCACGATCAGCCCGTCGCTCCCCGGCATCACGGTGACCTTCCGCAGCAGCGGCGATGCATCGCTGCGCAGCACCACCGCCACCACCGACGCGGCCGGGCAAGCGACCGGCGTGCTCACCGCGTCCACCACCCCGGGGAGGCAGACGATCACCGCGTCGACGGTGCTCGGCTCGGGGAGCGCCACCCTGACCCAGGACGGGGTGCGGCCCGTGGAGCTGGTGGCGCCGTCGGTGGGCATCGACGTGCCTGTCGTCGACGTCGGTGTGACCCCGCAGGGGGCGATGGAGGCTCCCCAGGGGCCCGCCGGCGACCTGTCGTGGCACCGGGCCTTCTGGCTGCGGACCACCTCGGTCCCGGGCCGCCCCGGGACCGCCACCCTCAGCGGCCATCTGGACGACCGCGAGGGCCGTCCCGCCGCGTTCTGGGCGCTCTCGCGGCTGAGCCCCGGGGCGCTGGTGACGACCCGGCTCAGCAGCGGGGAGTCGGTCCGCTTCCGGGTGACCGACGTCCACGTCTACACGGACGAGGAGGCCGGCTCACCGGCGGTGTCGGCGCGGTTCTACGGCGGCCCCGGCGACGGGCGCAGCCGTGGCCAGGCGCATCTCAGCCTGATGACGTGCACGGGGAGCTTTCGCGGCGACCGCGGTTACGACCACCGCTTCGTCGCGTTCGCCGACCGCGTGGATCCATGA
- a CDS encoding winged helix-turn-helix domain-containing protein has translation MSSARAAQSRDHVIGPLGGPIQLGEFTVDGSQLMVERNGQASWFTPAEWRLLCVFLRHPGAVMTREELAQHAWDVTDPERRSTVDVYISRIRRKLEFDGAGSGDGGGPRLIQTVRHRGYRLVADAGEVAGEVAGESEDSAAG, from the coding sequence GTGAGCAGCGCGCGGGCCGCCCAGTCCCGCGACCACGTCATCGGCCCGCTCGGCGGCCCGATCCAGCTCGGTGAGTTCACCGTCGACGGAAGCCAGCTGATGGTCGAGCGGAACGGTCAGGCCAGCTGGTTCACGCCGGCCGAGTGGCGGCTGCTCTGCGTCTTCCTCCGCCACCCCGGCGCCGTCATGACCCGCGAGGAGCTGGCCCAGCACGCCTGGGACGTGACCGACCCCGAGCGGCGCAGCACCGTCGACGTCTACATCTCGCGGATCCGGCGAAAGCTCGAGTTCGACGGCGCCGGCTCCGGCGACGGCGGCGGGCCGCGGCTCATCCAGACCGTCCGCCACCGCGGCTACCGGCTGGTCGCGGACGCCGGCGAGGTCGCCGGCGAGGTCGCCGGCGAGTCGGAGGACAGCGCCGCCGGCTGA
- a CDS encoding winged helix-turn-helix domain-containing protein, producing MAVSRPNKRRRVTPAAEDGDSREPARARALADATARISDQSGRLAGEEAVGATAEDAAHWIAVYSELLAFKAELLEITARRRSSMSEDARGEAEADGVVIGAQADKYTRRLQEWRAQVTTMAPAGPGTPALAVFVEGRARTFGHLLIDPWRRTVKNGGRPLQLTPGEWRLLRVFLEHPGQTVSRAQLAGGAGDDGFDSELGRVAVYVSRLRRKLETAEGGAPLIETVRGAGYRLTLPPETGDPLSA from the coding sequence ATGGCCGTGAGCAGGCCGAACAAGAGGCGGCGAGTCACGCCTGCCGCGGAGGACGGTGACAGTCGCGAGCCTGCGCGGGCGCGTGCCCTCGCCGACGCAACCGCGCGCATCAGCGACCAGTCGGGACGGCTGGCCGGCGAGGAGGCCGTCGGCGCGACCGCCGAGGACGCCGCGCACTGGATCGCCGTCTACAGTGAGCTCCTGGCCTTCAAGGCGGAGCTGCTGGAGATCACCGCGAGACGGCGAAGCAGCATGTCGGAGGACGCCCGCGGTGAGGCGGAGGCCGACGGTGTCGTGATCGGCGCCCAGGCCGACAAGTACACCCGGCGGCTGCAGGAATGGAGAGCCCAGGTCACCACGATGGCACCCGCCGGCCCCGGTACACCGGCCCTCGCCGTCTTCGTGGAGGGCCGCGCCCGAACTTTCGGACACCTGCTCATCGATCCGTGGCGGAGGACGGTGAAGAACGGCGGCCGGCCGCTCCAGCTGACCCCCGGCGAGTGGCGGCTGCTCCGCGTCTTTCTCGAGCACCCCGGCCAGACCGTCTCCCGGGCCCAGCTCGCCGGCGGTGCCGGCGATGACGGGTTCGACAGCGAGCTCGGCCGGGTGGCGGTCTACGTGTCGCGGCTGCGGCGCAAGCTCGAGACCGCGGAGGGCGGCGCACCGCTGATCGAGACGGTGCGCGGGGCCGGCTACCGCCTCACGCTGCCACCCGAGACCGGCGACCCGCTGAGCGCCTAG
- a CDS encoding alkaline phosphatase family protein: MTAATQPSKLVVFFMENHTADNLCSDVAGFDGDTSLARAADAHPDQPHDRQTWLHRDQHAVRERYTRAQLPLLHRLMDEYCVCDRYFSDVGANSFPNHAFAIGADAGGSTSNPHRGTAPFLTHPGVMVSLDRAQRSWANYGHGFAFQYYTDPAMHANVHPYARLATDAAGGTLPDVSYVFGPAGRDFHPGAGSSMAASEQWLLEQVLAVAHGRRADGGPLWDDVMMLITFDDWGGWADHVEPPVLESDAAGPYRMGSRVPMIVVGPYARPRFVSHVQASHTSIVAYQERLYGLPPTNPRTRAAGETALSDTYDLTQTPLSPPSSGGAAGTTGHGGRTHPTAARGGRMSA, encoded by the coding sequence ATGACAGCCGCCACACAGCCGTCGAAGCTCGTCGTCTTCTTCATGGAGAACCACACCGCGGACAACCTCTGCAGCGACGTCGCCGGCTTCGACGGCGACACCTCGCTGGCGCGGGCCGCCGACGCCCATCCCGATCAGCCCCACGACCGCCAGACCTGGCTGCACCGCGACCAGCACGCCGTGCGCGAGCGCTACACCCGCGCACAGCTCCCGCTGCTGCACCGGCTGATGGACGAGTACTGCGTCTGTGACCGCTACTTCTCCGACGTCGGCGCGAACTCCTTTCCGAACCACGCCTTCGCGATCGGCGCGGACGCGGGCGGCTCGACGAGCAACCCGCACCGTGGCACCGCACCGTTCCTCACCCATCCGGGAGTGATGGTGAGCCTCGACCGGGCACAGCGGTCCTGGGCCAACTACGGACACGGGTTCGCCTTCCAGTACTACACCGACCCGGCGATGCACGCCAACGTGCACCCGTATGCCCGGCTCGCCACCGACGCCGCCGGCGGCACCCTCCCGGATGTCAGCTATGTCTTCGGGCCGGCGGGACGCGACTTCCATCCCGGTGCGGGCAGCAGCATGGCGGCCTCCGAGCAGTGGCTCCTCGAGCAGGTGCTCGCCGTCGCCCACGGCAGGCGCGCCGACGGCGGTCCGCTCTGGGACGACGTGATGATGCTGATCACCTTCGACGACTGGGGCGGGTGGGCCGACCACGTCGAGCCGCCGGTGCTCGAGTCCGACGCCGCCGGGCCCTACCGGATGGGCTCGCGGGTGCCGATGATCGTGGTCGGGCCGTATGCGAGGCCGCGCTTCGTGTCGCACGTGCAGGCGTCGCACACCAGCATCGTCGCCTACCAGGAACGGCTGTACGGCCTTCCGCCCACCAACCCGCGCACCCGGGCGGCGGGGGAGACGGCGCTGAGCGACACCTACGACCTCACCCAGACGCCGCTGTCGCCGCCCTCCTCCGGCGGCGCCGCCGGCACCACGGGCCACGGCGGGCGCACCCACCCGACCGCCGCGCGAGGCGGGAGGATGTCCGCCTGA
- a CDS encoding DUF4388 domain-containing protein: MQTQGTLARRSLASVLQDMQSQRATGTLVVTSPDARCSLHLLFGHIFHAAGDTGRGAEAVIAALSWGEGEFRFDPRATLPHDETITVSTGDLIAEADRRRPPPRRAEPPPADSWRPPATPPRAAVAPPRRRFPLPTGTPLCAGLSSDLVDVDRLMRTLESDRLTGYLRLEARDFTGVLMLAQGRILEAWCGTDAPVLGGDAVQQLRRRMDGGDARLVIVELTADAVVALTQMLVAPPIATGLLGRFVDFEQLLQHLGDERLDGAVTVETETETGVVLLYQGGLVGAYTASAPDLGASALAVGRLVTHHPARIEVRGRTT; this comes from the coding sequence ATGCAGACGCAGGGCACTCTCGCGCGCCGGAGTCTCGCGTCAGTTCTCCAGGACATGCAGTCGCAGCGCGCGACCGGCACGCTGGTGGTGACGTCGCCCGACGCGCGCTGCTCGCTCCACCTGCTCTTCGGCCACATCTTCCACGCCGCCGGTGACACCGGGCGCGGCGCGGAGGCGGTGATCGCCGCGCTCTCGTGGGGCGAGGGCGAGTTCCGGTTCGACCCCCGCGCGACGCTGCCGCACGACGAGACGATCACCGTGTCGACCGGCGACCTGATCGCCGAGGCCGACCGGCGGCGACCGCCACCCCGGCGGGCGGAACCACCGCCCGCGGACAGCTGGCGCCCGCCGGCGACGCCACCGCGGGCGGCCGTCGCGCCGCCGCGCCGGCGGTTTCCCCTGCCCACGGGGACGCCGCTCTGCGCGGGCCTGAGCAGCGACCTCGTCGACGTCGACCGGCTGATGCGCACCCTCGAGTCCGACCGGCTCACCGGCTACCTTCGCCTCGAGGCCAGGGACTTCACCGGCGTGCTGATGCTCGCGCAGGGGCGCATCCTCGAGGCGTGGTGCGGAACCGACGCGCCCGTGCTCGGCGGTGACGCGGTGCAGCAGCTGCGTCGCCGCATGGACGGCGGCGACGCCCGCCTCGTGATCGTCGAGCTCACCGCCGATGCGGTGGTGGCGCTCACCCAGATGCTCGTCGCCCCGCCGATCGCCACCGGGCTGCTCGGGCGCTTCGTCGACTTCGAGCAGCTGCTCCAGCACCTCGGCGACGAGCGCCTCGACGGCGCCGTGACCGTGGAGACCGAGACCGAGACCGGCGTCGTGCTGCTGTACCAGGGGGGGCTCGTCGGCGCGTACACGGCGTCGGCGCCGGACCTCGGCGCGTCCGCGCTCGCGGTCGGCCGGCTGGTGACGCATCACCCCGCCCGCATCGAGGTCAGGGGTCGCACCACCTGA
- a CDS encoding ABC transporter substrate-binding protein has protein sequence MRLSSALLLVVFAITIAGCGGDPASQAGLASRYPQCLQQSQQLYDYLRTGVDHTAGHTMDLGMADRRADILYAPPDAQDGLMRAEAQRGILDCEKAVSEGKVPLLAPSTNLPVGPGVTASAITLGLLTDFTGSFKGLGKSITQGTQLFWDDQNKAGGVCARKVDLMVKDHGYNVQNAVGLYAQIKDKVLAFQQLLGSPETAALLNKIAIDGVLTQPVSWSSLLLANPYVVISGTTYDLEMINAVDWLMKHRGMKAGDKLGHIYLEGEYGENALAGSREAAGANGLGLVEAKVLTSQTDMSGPMQAMRAAGARFVLMTTTPTQLASAAAFVSSTSTDVTVVGSNPTFLPALLDAPASRSALEQRFFVVASNASFSSTAPVPTRVRTEYEASHPGEPYNSGVMYGYGQGEIMYKVLDAACVAGSLTRPALLQAFQRISSVDTSGLIAPLDYSRPGQPPARAVYVMQPDHLQPGGLKVVQDLFSAFEAQAFRRT, from the coding sequence ATGAGGTTGTCGAGCGCTCTGCTCCTGGTGGTGTTCGCGATCACGATCGCGGGCTGCGGTGGCGATCCCGCCTCGCAGGCAGGCCTCGCGTCCCGGTACCCGCAGTGCCTGCAGCAGAGCCAGCAGCTCTACGACTACCTGCGCACCGGCGTCGACCACACCGCGGGCCACACCATGGACCTCGGCATGGCCGATCGCCGGGCCGACATCCTCTACGCGCCCCCGGATGCGCAGGACGGCCTGATGCGCGCCGAGGCGCAGCGGGGGATCCTCGACTGCGAGAAGGCGGTGAGCGAGGGGAAGGTGCCGCTGCTCGCCCCGAGCACCAACCTGCCGGTGGGCCCCGGGGTGACGGCGAGCGCGATCACACTCGGTCTCCTCACCGACTTCACCGGCTCGTTCAAGGGCCTCGGGAAGAGCATCACCCAGGGCACCCAGCTGTTCTGGGACGACCAGAACAAGGCCGGCGGGGTCTGCGCCCGCAAGGTGGACCTCATGGTCAAGGACCATGGGTACAACGTCCAGAACGCGGTCGGCCTCTACGCCCAGATCAAGGACAAGGTGCTCGCCTTCCAGCAGCTGCTGGGGTCGCCGGAGACGGCGGCGCTGCTCAACAAGATCGCCATCGACGGGGTGCTCACCCAGCCGGTGTCGTGGTCGTCGCTGCTCCTCGCCAACCCCTACGTGGTCATCAGCGGCACCACCTACGACCTCGAGATGATCAACGCGGTCGACTGGCTGATGAAGCACCGGGGGATGAAGGCGGGCGACAAGCTCGGCCACATCTACCTCGAGGGCGAGTACGGCGAGAACGCGCTCGCGGGGAGCAGGGAGGCGGCCGGCGCCAACGGCCTGGGGCTCGTCGAGGCGAAGGTCCTCACCAGCCAGACCGACATGTCGGGGCCGATGCAGGCGATGAGGGCTGCGGGGGCGCGGTTCGTGCTGATGACCACCACCCCGACGCAGCTGGCATCGGCGGCGGCGTTCGTGTCGTCGACCAGCACCGACGTCACCGTGGTGGGCAGCAACCCCACCTTCCTGCCCGCACTGCTCGACGCCCCCGCCAGCCGCTCGGCTCTGGAGCAGCGGTTCTTCGTGGTCGCGTCCAACGCCTCCTTCTCGAGCACCGCACCGGTCCCGACCAGGGTCCGCACCGAGTACGAGGCCTCCCATCCCGGCGAGCCTTACAACAGCGGCGTGATGTACGGGTACGGCCAGGGCGAGATCATGTACAAGGTGCTCGACGCGGCATGCGTCGCGGGGTCGCTCACCCGCCCCGCGCTGCTGCAGGCGTTCCAGAGGATCTCCAGCGTCGACACCAGCGGGCTGATCGCCCCGCTCGACTACTCCCGCCCCGGCCAGCCACCGGCGCGGGCGGTGTATGTGATGCAGCCGGACCACCTCCAGCCGGGCGGGCTCAAGGTGGTGCAGGACCTGTTCTCGGCCTTCGAGGCACAGGCCTTCCGGCGGACGTAG
- a CDS encoding kelch repeat-containing protein has translation MTDELNDDERWFAHLLASVPTPASLSGAGATAAPTARRHQRRFAGRVGVLMPLLLAVAVISAGVGLTLPRLHGGRQVAPVTAGAPPPRSEAALAGDDVHQLVVLFGGRGGDGTLLDDTWLWDGGHWSQQHPAHSPSARRAAAMSSDPDDGGLLLLGGLGSDGLPAGDSWTWNGSDWQPLSATGAPPPRSGAAMAWDPIAGSLVLHGGPGATADPAGTTWIRRERAWLSHHDDIAPSVCTSPMAFDDATRALVLVTGHGCGAGAGLTWSWDGHVWAQEHPAASPPAADRAALAYDQSSQQLVLFLPPPDSGGPCGQTWTWDGAGWMLRGASLPASAAAAVADPASRRPLLLTVTGETWSWDGATWQPLQGAATRVASGAANQPNPCAGAHR, from the coding sequence ATGACGGACGAACTGAACGATGACGAACGGTGGTTCGCCCACCTCCTCGCATCGGTGCCCACGCCGGCGTCGCTCAGCGGCGCCGGCGCGACGGCGGCTCCGACCGCACGCAGGCACCAGCGGCGGTTCGCCGGCCGGGTCGGCGTCCTCATGCCCCTGCTGCTCGCGGTGGCGGTGATCAGCGCGGGCGTGGGTCTCACCCTGCCGCGACTCCACGGCGGCCGGCAGGTCGCCCCGGTCACCGCCGGGGCGCCGCCGCCGCGCTCCGAGGCGGCGCTCGCCGGCGACGACGTCCACCAGCTGGTGGTGCTCTTCGGAGGCCGCGGCGGCGATGGCACCCTGCTCGACGACACCTGGCTGTGGGATGGCGGGCACTGGTCGCAGCAGCATCCCGCGCACAGCCCCTCCGCCCGCCGCGCCGCGGCGATGTCGTCGGACCCGGACGACGGTGGCCTCCTGCTGCTCGGCGGTCTCGGCTCCGACGGCCTGCCCGCGGGCGACAGCTGGACGTGGAACGGGAGCGACTGGCAGCCGCTGTCCGCCACCGGGGCTCCGCCGCCTCGCAGCGGTGCGGCGATGGCATGGGATCCGATCGCCGGCTCGCTCGTCCTCCACGGCGGGCCCGGTGCAACCGCCGATCCGGCCGGCACCACCTGGATCAGAAGGGAGCGCGCCTGGCTGAGCCACCACGACGACATCGCACCGTCGGTGTGCACGTCGCCGATGGCCTTCGACGACGCCACCCGTGCGCTGGTCCTGGTCACCGGTCACGGCTGCGGCGCCGGCGCCGGGCTGACCTGGAGCTGGGACGGCCACGTCTGGGCGCAGGAGCATCCGGCCGCGTCGCCACCGGCGGCGGACCGGGCCGCGCTCGCCTACGACCAGAGCAGCCAGCAGCTCGTTCTCTTCCTGCCGCCACCGGACTCGGGCGGCCCCTGCGGGCAGACGTGGACCTGGGACGGGGCGGGCTGGATGCTCCGCGGCGCGTCCCTGCCCGCGAGTGCCGCGGCGGCGGTCGCCGACCCGGCCAGCCGGCGGCCGCTGCTGCTGACCGTCACCGGGGAGACCTGGTCGTGGGACGGGGCCACCTGGCAGCCCCTGCAGGGCGCGGCCACCCGGGTGGCATCGGGCGCCGCCAACCAGCCCAACCCATGCGCGGGTGCGCACCGATGA
- a CDS encoding excisionase family DNA-binding protein, with product MDGADRDALSVGQAAELCRLGRSTIRRAVREGMLAGWRTSGGHLRVRRSDCVAFARSLGQVAVVPSEPSPPAPERGVH from the coding sequence ATGGACGGCGCGGACCGGGACGCCCTCAGCGTCGGCCAGGCGGCCGAGCTCTGCCGGCTGGGCCGGTCGACGATCCGCCGCGCCGTCCGGGAGGGGATGCTCGCCGGCTGGCGCACGTCGGGCGGCCACCTTCGGGTTCGCCGCTCCGACTGCGTGGCATTCGCGCGATCGCTCGGACAGGTCGCGGTCGTGCCCTCCGAGCCGAGCCCACCCGCTCCTGAGCGGGGAGTGCACTGA